Proteins encoded in a region of the Flammeovirga yaeyamensis genome:
- a CDS encoding AsmA family protein has protein sequence MDKENPVHNDQQKSKNDLPKKAKSLGRRVANAVLYSFIGLIVLLFIIFGVVHVALNNYAEEIVGEIVLKKGVATATKNKYSVQYDDLDVKLIAGWSIHDFLSSGSITLNNVRFIPDSVFVAKNDSLPWNQKENLIDIHAQNINLQNISLLRAVFQKEIYVGNIVFNGIEAEIHKYKFGKVEETKLKDTDKEKFEGLKKFFVKQKKNFNRYRIGNIEIIDSKIDFIDHTKSTEQQVNIGKLDTKINDVYLDSSTLYQELVPFHVGALEFESQDLKLELEKSPIGISLRKFYFSSYDSSLTVYNTSLYKISDKKTPISGATIPLLSLEGIDIKSFLYDSIVDIRRIEVSQPRVELNLGSTGNKKKLKKKKSEPLPPFIKYIHVQEFSLNNANVPLESPSLGKREIKDFSTHINDITVNNSTLKNKIPLLFSQFDFVLKNQSWSLNNGHYVSVGSVHYHSKYQNLRVYRPYYAPYRISNEVGENAKIKASAKSLKMAKVDYRTFLQQPLDSLLALNTMELNQPNVEVWLPKKKEKSKKTQTPRKYQFIKINSTSINKAKVTLHLPEDSLYNDKKVAVQNFKLHLDTLLLPIHDPLNFKVSNGDVKLYDVQVEDVVDYDIILDKAAFTLADSSFEVHGVNISSQHTENNKVKINTFVDVVFIEQISWRKFLATDSLSVERIFIDIPSADINLPLKQLQEEADATKIKETFVENKPKKTPFKHLQINQFIFLKGPLSVYNPDQSLLVQSNSSGITMDNFRLDKDSINWDELTFQLHDLYFPFEKIHHQARVSEVKLKSSTQDLIIDGLTITPTNEKLNKNYHLLCGINEINVKGIDYHLLTNLKQVVADEINIDGLRGIISINLPQKDSTKVEKKPKVKEKKPLPLQYINVGKINLTADDIALLVNNGPQKNNFVTFYGGEFQLSKIKSYPDSVNHIGDIRPEDFYVTFKGLQLESDENPMKITSSLFVADSKGDSLYLKNTNFTPKMAFQNVANLDSVMSLAIGDLKLKGAGIKPLLFEKKIDVDSVLGKNIYYITPAKRKKKEVKEGTFAEKNFPKEKIEDLLTKFTSIHVGYIDIDSSQISFRSPKQTNTYSRLMEREKSTVVLKQSNITQAKVKRKSERIRRKTKLSKDEKLDLINQILKDTIGQTVEIYPLIPTVLDTAVVKTHKESLLARSSENSLKNIHVTLKEFDINQELLQKEYYVGLKSAVAQVGKNSINLSNGMYSINFDSLSYNSQYQDIYVKNFEVDPNYSKKDFGVVNEFQTDRIEVNIPDLLVRGIHFKKYVYRDSLHLNGLEIDQLNLSAYRDKSIPVDPFKKQPKMPHTLFEEAPITFNLDSITITDSSIDYEEFKGAVENAQMDIDSTGGRSGQFQLNNFTGQIFNITNNTSTLDSIPFAEMFVKGTLMNNGGDLKMYLRMPPLDSLGTYYYEGEVGEMDLVKLNPLIERLEMIKVKDGHLKRMYFKVLADDSLAVGNMQFRYKNLEVDVLKEKEKKDGNLKRNAFFSSVANLLIREENPRFPSMKQGHIYNVRNQNKFIFNYWVKTVLSGVASTLSPLMEPNLKFEIDPVTKEVLRKRTPEEIKELKIEIRYIEKNTKRKQRLKGPLKKVY, from the coding sequence ATGGATAAAGAAAATCCCGTACATAACGATCAACAGAAATCTAAGAATGATTTACCAAAGAAAGCCAAATCTTTAGGAAGAAGAGTGGCCAATGCAGTCTTATACTCTTTTATTGGCTTAATTGTTCTTCTTTTTATCATTTTTGGGGTGGTTCATGTTGCCTTAAATAATTATGCAGAAGAAATTGTTGGTGAAATTGTACTGAAAAAAGGAGTTGCAACAGCTACAAAAAATAAATATTCTGTACAATATGATGATCTTGATGTTAAGCTTATTGCTGGTTGGTCAATACATGATTTTTTATCTAGTGGGTCTATTACATTAAACAATGTACGGTTTATTCCTGACAGTGTATTTGTTGCAAAAAATGATAGTCTTCCATGGAATCAAAAAGAAAATCTAATTGATATTCATGCCCAAAACATCAATCTTCAAAATATTTCATTACTAAGAGCTGTATTTCAAAAAGAAATTTATGTCGGCAATATTGTCTTTAATGGTATTGAAGCTGAAATACATAAATATAAGTTCGGTAAAGTTGAAGAAACCAAATTAAAGGATACAGATAAAGAAAAGTTTGAAGGGCTAAAAAAGTTTTTTGTTAAACAGAAAAAGAATTTCAATCGTTATCGCATTGGAAATATTGAGATCATTGATTCTAAAATTGATTTCATAGATCACACTAAGAGCACTGAACAACAAGTTAATATTGGAAAATTAGATACAAAAATAAATGATGTGTATCTAGATTCTTCGACTCTTTATCAAGAATTGGTTCCGTTCCATGTAGGTGCTTTAGAGTTTGAGTCTCAAGACTTAAAATTAGAATTAGAAAAGTCCCCTATCGGAATATCATTAAGGAAATTCTATTTTTCATCTTATGATAGTTCACTTACAGTTTATAATACCTCATTATATAAAATTTCAGACAAGAAAACTCCTATATCAGGTGCTACAATTCCCCTTTTATCTTTGGAAGGCATCGATATAAAGAGTTTCCTTTATGATAGTATTGTAGATATAAGAAGAATAGAAGTATCGCAGCCTAGGGTTGAATTAAACTTAGGATCAACTGGAAATAAAAAGAAGCTAAAGAAAAAGAAATCAGAACCTCTACCTCCTTTTATCAAATATATTCATGTTCAAGAGTTTAGCTTAAACAATGCTAATGTGCCTTTAGAGAGTCCGTCACTAGGCAAAAGAGAAATCAAAGACTTCTCCACTCATATTAATGATATTACAGTTAATAACTCGACTTTAAAAAATAAAATTCCTTTACTTTTTTCTCAATTTGATTTTGTATTAAAGAATCAATCTTGGAGTTTAAATAATGGACATTATGTTAGCGTTGGAAGTGTTCATTATCACTCAAAGTATCAAAATTTAAGGGTATATCGACCATATTATGCTCCCTATCGTATTTCAAATGAAGTTGGTGAAAATGCAAAAATAAAAGCATCGGCCAAAAGCTTGAAAATGGCTAAAGTGGACTATCGCACTTTTTTACAACAACCACTTGATAGTCTTTTGGCATTGAATACCATGGAGCTAAATCAACCAAATGTAGAAGTTTGGTTACCTAAGAAGAAAGAAAAAAGTAAGAAAACACAAACCCCAAGAAAGTATCAATTTATTAAAATAAACAGTACTTCAATTAATAAGGCAAAAGTTACCTTACACCTTCCTGAAGACTCTTTATATAACGATAAGAAAGTAGCAGTACAAAACTTCAAACTTCATCTTGATACTTTACTATTGCCTATTCATGATCCTTTAAATTTTAAAGTAAGTAATGGTGATGTTAAACTCTATGATGTACAAGTTGAAGATGTTGTCGATTATGATATTATTCTTGATAAAGCCGCATTTACATTAGCAGATTCATCTTTTGAAGTACATGGTGTAAATATTTCAAGTCAACATACCGAGAACAACAAAGTAAAAATAAACACATTTGTAGATGTGGTTTTTATCGAACAAATCTCATGGAGAAAGTTTTTAGCGACTGATTCTTTAAGTGTTGAGCGAATTTTTATTGACATACCAAGTGCTGATATTAATCTACCTCTAAAACAATTACAAGAAGAGGCAGACGCTACGAAGATAAAAGAAACATTTGTAGAGAATAAGCCAAAGAAGACGCCTTTTAAGCATCTTCAAATCAATCAATTTATCTTCTTAAAAGGACCTCTATCTGTATACAATCCTGATCAATCACTATTGGTTCAGAGTAATTCTTCTGGCATTACTATGGATAATTTTAGGCTGGATAAGGACTCTATCAACTGGGATGAGTTGACTTTCCAATTACATGATCTTTACTTTCCTTTTGAAAAAATTCATCATCAAGCCCGAGTTTCTGAAGTTAAATTAAAATCTTCTACGCAAGATTTAATAATAGATGGTTTAACCATCACGCCAACAAATGAAAAATTAAATAAAAACTATCACCTTCTTTGTGGTATCAATGAAATCAATGTAAAAGGAATTGACTATCATCTACTTACTAATTTAAAACAAGTAGTTGCAGATGAGATAAATATTGATGGCTTAAGAGGAATTATTTCAATCAATTTACCTCAAAAAGATAGTACTAAAGTAGAAAAGAAACCTAAAGTAAAAGAAAAGAAACCATTACCTCTTCAATACATTAATGTTGGGAAAATTAATTTAACCGCAGATGATATTGCATTATTGGTAAATAACGGACCTCAAAAAAATAATTTTGTCACATTTTATGGTGGTGAATTTCAACTAAGCAAGATCAAATCTTATCCTGATAGTGTAAATCATATTGGGGATATACGTCCAGAAGACTTTTATGTCACTTTTAAAGGGTTGCAATTAGAAAGTGATGAAAACCCTATGAAAATCACCTCCTCACTTTTTGTTGCTGATAGTAAAGGCGATAGTTTATATTTAAAAAATACGAATTTTACTCCTAAAATGGCCTTTCAAAATGTAGCTAATTTAGATTCAGTAATGTCATTAGCTATCGGTGATTTAAAATTGAAGGGTGCAGGAATTAAACCTTTACTTTTTGAGAAGAAAATTGATGTAGATTCTGTTTTGGGTAAAAACATCTATTACATCACTCCTGCAAAACGAAAGAAGAAAGAAGTGAAAGAGGGAACTTTTGCTGAAAAGAATTTCCCTAAAGAAAAAATAGAAGACCTTCTTACTAAGTTTACATCAATTCATGTTGGTTATATAGATATTGACAGCAGTCAAATAAGTTTTAGGTCGCCAAAACAGACCAATACTTACTCTCGATTGATGGAAAGAGAAAAATCTACTGTTGTTCTAAAACAATCCAACATCACACAAGCTAAAGTAAAACGAAAATCAGAAAGAATTAGAAGGAAAACCAAGCTTTCAAAAGATGAAAAACTTGATCTAATTAATCAAATACTAAAAGATACTATAGGTCAAACTGTTGAAATTTACCCTTTGATTCCTACGGTACTAGATACTGCAGTGGTAAAAACACATAAAGAATCTTTACTTGCTCGATCTTCAGAAAACTCTTTAAAGAATATACATGTCACTCTTAAAGAATTCGATATCAACCAAGAATTACTACAAAAAGAATATTATGTTGGTTTAAAAAGTGCAGTTGCCCAAGTTGGAAAAAACTCTATCAACTTAAGTAATGGCATGTATTCTATCAATTTCGATTCACTTAGTTATAATTCTCAGTATCAAGATATTTATGTAAAGAATTTCGAAGTAGATCCTAACTATTCTAAAAAGGATTTTGGAGTAGTAAACGAGTTTCAAACGGATAGAATTGAAGTGAATATACCCGATTTATTAGTAAGAGGAATTCATTTCAAAAAATATGTCTATAGAGATTCTCTTCATTTGAATGGATTGGAAATTGATCAGCTCAATTTATCAGCATATAGAGATAAATCAATTCCTGTCGACCCATTTAAAAAACAACCTAAGATGCCTCATACATTATTTGAGGAAGCACCTATCACTTTTAATTTAGATAGTATTACAATTACAGATAGTAGTATCGATTACGAAGAATTTAAGGGTGCTGTAGAGAATGCGCAAATGGATATTGATTCTACTGGCGGACGTTCGGGACAATTTCAGTTGAACAACTTTACAGGACAAATCTTTAATATTACCAATAATACATCAACTTTAGACTCCATTCCGTTTGCCGAAATGTTTGTTAAAGGTACTTTGATGAATAATGGTGGTGATTTAAAAATGTATTTAAGAATGCCTCCTTTAGACTCTTTGGGTACTTATTATTATGAAGGTGAAGTAGGTGAAATGGATTTAGTAAAGCTGAATCCTCTAATTGAACGTTTGGAAATGATCAAAGTGAAAGACGGTCATTTAAAACGAATGTATTTTAAAGTATTGGCAGACGATTCTTTGGCGGTGGGAAATATGCAGTTTAGGTATAAAAACTTAGAGGTGGATGTTCTTAAAGAAAAAGAGAAGAAAGATGGCAACCTGAAAAGAAATGCCTTTTTCAGTTCTGTTGCTAACCTTTTGATAAGAGAAGAGAATCCTCGTTTCCCTTCGATGAAACAAGGACACATCTATAATGTGAGAAACCAAAATAAATTTATCTTTAATTATTGGGTGAAAACGGTACTTTCTGGCGTTGCATCTACCCTTTCGCCACTTATGGAACCAAATTTGAAATTTGAAATTGATCCTGTGACTAAGGAGGTCTTGAGAAAAAGAACTCCCGAAGAAATTAAGGAATTAAAGATAGAAATTCGATATATTGAAAAAAATACAAAACGTAAACAGAGACTAAAAGGACCTCTTAAAAAAGTATATTAA
- a CDS encoding DUF1523 family protein, with product MKKALYIGIAVVVFIIFVWIFPKVNRRTITATVTKTERSIGNLDDNKSKDRLGKYLIYTMDEKGKAHVFENIDTWIWFKFNSSDVYAKIQQNKTYNFSIVGFRFPIFSMYPNIITVEEVNGANN from the coding sequence ATGAAAAAAGCACTTTATATTGGTATCGCAGTTGTTGTGTTTATCATTTTCGTATGGATTTTCCCGAAAGTAAATAGAAGAACAATAACAGCTACAGTTACAAAAACGGAACGTAGTATCGGCAATTTAGACGATAATAAAAGTAAAGACCGTTTAGGAAAATATCTGATATATACAATGGATGAAAAAGGCAAAGCCCATGTTTTTGAAAACATCGATACATGGATTTGGTTTAAATTTAATTCATCTGATGTGTATGCCAAAATACAACAAAACAAGACCTATAATTTTAGTATTGTAGGATTTAGATTTCCTATTTTTTCAATGTACCCCAACATTATTACCGTCGAAGAGGTAAATGGGGCAAATAATTAA
- a CDS encoding YceI family protein, whose product MKFLNFLSILLIFSFGIFSCGEKKSTANEEATHEHGEHTHDHGSGSHSHVVAFEDGDYNVNAEKSTLHWKGSKIVGDEHFGKLSIKEGKLVVKEGQLSTGSTFVIDMTSITVEDYAADNPKNGKLKGHLENDDFFSVNKFPTATLTLTEVKSGENGALNVTADLTIKGITAPVTFVVQTMSHDGEMHAMSKIEFDRTKYDIKYKSGSVFSDLGDKAIKDNIEVAVNIYAAKKQSV is encoded by the coding sequence ATGAAATTTTTAAACTTTCTAAGCATTCTTCTAATCTTTTCTTTTGGTATTTTCTCATGCGGTGAGAAAAAAAGCACTGCCAATGAAGAAGCAACTCACGAACACGGAGAACACACTCATGATCATGGTTCAGGATCACACTCTCACGTTGTAGCCTTCGAAGACGGAGACTATAATGTAAATGCAGAGAAAAGTACTTTACACTGGAAAGGTTCTAAAATCGTTGGGGACGAGCATTTTGGAAAGCTTTCTATCAAAGAAGGAAAATTAGTCGTTAAAGAAGGTCAGTTATCCACTGGTTCTACTTTTGTAATCGACATGACTTCTATTACTGTAGAAGACTATGCTGCTGACAATCCTAAAAATGGTAAGTTAAAAGGTCATCTTGAAAATGATGATTTCTTCTCAGTAAACAAGTTCCCTACAGCGACATTAACATTAACTGAAGTAAAATCAGGTGAAAATGGTGCTTTAAATGTAACTGCAGACCTTACAATTAAAGGTATTACTGCTCCTGTTACATTTGTGGTTCAAACTATGTCACATGATGGAGAAATGCATGCAATGTCAAAAATCGAATTTGATAGAACTAAGTATGACATCAAATATAAGTCGGGTTCTGTATTCTCTGACTTAGGTGATAAAGCAATTAAAGACAACATTGAAGTTGCCGTAAATATTTATGCTGCTAAAAAGCAATCTGTATAA
- a CDS encoding CBS domain-containing protein has protein sequence MNFTPKRLIEDPHDVKPYPSVDQYMTKKLIVFKPDQFIEEAMEVLVEKKISGAPVINDEGDLVGMLSEKDCLHIVLESRYLNFPASQGRVKDYMTKAVMSITPDRDVVEVAMLFKNSSYRRYPIVKKGKLIGQVSRRDILRAAIDLKSTTW, from the coding sequence ATGAATTTTACACCAAAACGTCTCATTGAAGATCCACATGATGTTAAACCGTATCCATCGGTTGATCAGTACATGACAAAAAAACTAATCGTATTCAAACCAGACCAATTTATTGAAGAAGCAATGGAAGTACTTGTAGAGAAAAAAATCTCTGGTGCTCCGGTAATTAACGATGAGGGAGATTTGGTAGGAATGTTATCCGAAAAAGACTGTTTACACATTGTTCTAGAAAGCAGATATCTTAACTTCCCTGCATCACAGGGTAGAGTAAAAGATTACATGACAAAAGCGGTAATGTCTATCACCCCCGACAGAGATGTGGTAGAAGTAGCGATGCTTTTTAAGAACTCATCATATAGAAGATATCCAATTGTTAAAAAAGGAAAGCTTATTGGACAAGTAAGTAGAAGAGATATTTTAAGAGCTGCCATTGATTTAAAATCAACTACATGGTAG
- a CDS encoding LytR/AlgR family response regulator transcription factor has translation MKTIKTIIVDDEHLARSLIKDYVSKVPQLELLSEFKNAIDALTFIQTNEVDLIFLDIQMPNLTGIEFVESIQLNNTLVIFTTAYSEYALKGYELNAFDYLLKPITFPRFLQSVNKVIKQFDLIQSKTSDEDQALEQQSKNIDQVVPKKDSISIKADYKLHLIKYNHLRYLEGQKEYVAFHTTNKNILALVSLKKLESELPDDQFIRIHKSYIVNKSEIESLEGNMLSLGDVELPVGQSYRNQLLKLFE, from the coding sequence ATGAAGACCATAAAAACAATCATAGTAGACGACGAACATTTAGCGAGAAGCCTAATTAAAGATTATGTATCAAAAGTGCCTCAACTTGAATTATTGAGTGAGTTTAAAAATGCAATTGATGCTCTGACTTTTATTCAAACCAATGAAGTCGATCTAATTTTTCTTGATATTCAAATGCCTAATTTAACGGGTATTGAGTTTGTTGAATCAATTCAGCTAAACAATACTTTGGTTATTTTTACTACCGCTTACTCAGAATATGCATTAAAAGGATATGAGTTAAATGCGTTTGATTACCTTCTAAAACCAATTACTTTTCCAAGATTTTTACAATCGGTAAACAAAGTGATAAAACAATTCGACCTCATTCAATCCAAAACATCTGATGAAGACCAAGCATTAGAGCAACAATCAAAAAATATAGATCAAGTAGTTCCTAAAAAGGATAGTATTAGCATAAAGGCGGATTACAAACTTCATCTAATTAAATATAATCACTTAAGATATTTGGAAGGGCAGAAGGAATATGTAGCTTTTCATACCACTAATAAAAATATTCTTGCTTTAGTGTCATTAAAAAAGTTGGAATCAGAATTACCTGATGATCAATTTATCCGAATTCATAAGTCTTATATCGTCAATAAATCTGAGATTGAGAGCTTGGAAGGAAACATGTTAAGTTTAGGTGATGTAGAGTTACCAGTAGGTCAAAGCTATAGAAATCAGTTACTTAAATTATTTGAGTAA
- a CDS encoding sensor histidine kinase yields the protein MLIPKLFIAKSKKAWYVVSVILLYIITIKVSLYFSEMMFPLLDQETFFAENEHLREPLKGVLEYKWIYPFGFGSVFILLTIIISTILTVSEYDNKRKEKETKLKEEKMEAELKFLRSQINPHFLFNALNNIYSLSYMNMPTAPDKIAQLSEMLRYLLYDCNEERVELSKEISYLHNYIDFQQMKTEDNQNIHFDIDVKNNNRLISPVLLEPFVENAFKYSRLEEEDDEGYVKIKLSENNQSLNFSVINSKSKNTAKNNDPTKGGIGIKNVQKRLKLIYPNTHQLTISEEKEHFEVKLVIHFNA from the coding sequence GTGCTTATACCTAAATTATTTATTGCCAAAAGCAAGAAAGCATGGTACGTAGTTTCGGTTATTTTACTTTATATTATCACCATAAAAGTATCTTTATACTTTAGCGAGATGATGTTCCCGTTATTGGATCAAGAAACATTTTTTGCAGAAAACGAACATTTAAGAGAGCCATTAAAAGGCGTATTAGAATATAAGTGGATCTATCCTTTTGGGTTTGGAAGTGTGTTTATCTTACTTACTATTATTATATCAACTATTTTGACAGTAAGTGAGTATGATAACAAACGAAAGGAGAAAGAAACGAAGTTGAAGGAAGAAAAAATGGAGGCGGAGTTAAAGTTTCTACGTTCTCAAATCAATCCTCATTTTTTGTTTAATGCATTGAACAATATCTATTCTTTGTCTTACATGAATATGCCCACAGCACCTGATAAAATTGCACAGTTATCAGAAATGTTGCGTTATTTATTGTATGATTGCAATGAAGAAAGGGTAGAACTATCCAAAGAGATCTCTTACCTTCATAATTACATCGATTTCCAACAAATGAAAACGGAAGACAATCAGAATATACATTTTGATATTGATGTAAAGAATAATAATCGTTTAATATCTCCTGTACTTCTGGAACCATTTGTTGAAAATGCATTTAAGTATAGCAGATTAGAAGAAGAAGACGATGAAGGTTATGTAAAAATAAAACTTTCAGAAAACAATCAGTCTTTAAATTTTAGTGTGATAAACTCTAAGAGTAAGAACACTGCAAAAAATAATGATCCTACTAAAGGTGGAATTGGGATTAAGAACGTTCAAAAGCGATTAAAATTGATATATCCGAATACACATCAATTAACGATATCCGAGGAAAAAGAGCATTTTGAAGTTAAATTAGTTATTCATTTTAATGCATAA
- a CDS encoding efflux RND transporter periplasmic adaptor subunit — MSKNIISFLGIALTVGITGFISLKLIKDKPTPKKAVKQEKVISIKAGKVEFTDVKNDQSFHGRVNAAQTFILSSEVAGRIVQTNVRLKEGNTFRKGQSLVHVFDEDVKATLKSNKSSFMNTVASILADIKIDYNDEYQKWYDFFTSVKIDKPLPELPKINSDQERFFLASRNVITEYFMIQQAEINLAKYKVYAPFNGTFKTVRLEAGSIVSPGSEIGVISRTDVLEVVVEVEPLNAKWINKGDKVMVKTESRIPETIQGTVIRKSKIVDPQSQTIKIYVNIHPNSQSEIYEGQFVEVTFNGETIKDVIELPREAVMEGKYVFTVENNALAKKEIVVIKTNHDSYFIQGLNQNDILVEESIFNGKEGAKVNIRG; from the coding sequence ATGTCTAAGAATATTATTAGCTTCCTTGGAATAGCCCTAACCGTAGGGATCACTGGATTTATTTCGTTAAAACTTATCAAAGATAAACCCACTCCCAAAAAAGCAGTTAAGCAAGAAAAAGTTATTTCGATTAAAGCAGGAAAAGTTGAATTTACTGATGTAAAGAACGACCAGTCTTTCCATGGTAGAGTAAACGCTGCACAAACATTTATTTTATCATCAGAGGTTGCTGGCAGAATTGTTCAGACTAATGTGCGTTTAAAAGAAGGAAATACTTTTAGAAAAGGACAAAGCTTAGTTCATGTATTTGATGAGGATGTGAAAGCTACTCTAAAGTCGAATAAATCGAGCTTTATGAATACGGTTGCTTCTATTTTAGCAGATATTAAAATTGACTATAACGATGAATATCAAAAATGGTATGACTTCTTTACTTCAGTTAAAATAGATAAACCTCTACCTGAATTACCTAAAATTAACTCGGATCAAGAGCGTTTCTTCTTGGCCTCAAGAAATGTAATTACAGAATACTTTATGATCCAACAAGCTGAAATTAATCTAGCAAAATATAAAGTCTATGCTCCATTTAATGGAACATTCAAAACGGTTAGATTAGAAGCAGGATCTATTGTTTCTCCAGGTTCTGAAATTGGTGTTATTTCTAGAACAGATGTTTTGGAAGTAGTTGTTGAAGTGGAGCCTTTAAATGCTAAATGGATTAACAAAGGTGATAAAGTGATGGTTAAAACTGAAAGTCGTATTCCTGAAACTATTCAAGGAACGGTGATCAGAAAGTCTAAAATTGTAGATCCACAATCACAAACTATTAAAATCTATGTAAATATTCATCCAAACTCACAAAGTGAGATTTACGAAGGTCAATTCGTTGAAGTTACTTTTAATGGTGAAACTATTAAAGATGTGATTGAGTTACCACGTGAAGCTGTAATGGAAGGAAAATATGTATTTACTGTAGAAAATAACGCATTGGCGAAAAAAGAAATTGTAGTGATTAAAACAAACCACGACAGCTATTTCATTCAGGGATTAAATCAAAATGATATCCTAGTTGAAGAGTCCATCTTTAACGGAAAAGAAGGTGCTAAAGTAAATATCAGAGGTTAA